The Nitrospira sp. genome segment ATGGATTGCCTCGGCGAACCATGAATCCCTCTTCCCAGGTCGCGAAGGTCACAACCTCGTAGCCAGATCCCTTCAGTGACCGCCTGAGAAATGGCACGTTTGATTCTCCGCTCGCCGGATCAAAGAGATGCATGCCGGCGACGTGGACCTCGCCACGCTGCAAGGCCTGCAGCGCCGCCATGCTTCCCATCGGCCAGCCGACGACCGTCGTCTGGTCTTTGTGTCGCCGTAAATGCTCACCGGCGAGAAAAATCGCCGGATCGCAGCCGGCCACGGAAATTTCCTGTTGGATCGCTTCCCGATCGCGCGAGAGTTTCACGCGGATAGTTGTCCCGGAGAACCGGTTAGGTGTGTCGGTGACATATCCGTCGGCAGGAACTGCAAAGGAAAGTTGCTCGCCTAAGCCGGCGACAGGTCGCACGATCGTCCGTTTTCCGACGGTCGAAACTTTGACGCGGATCGATTGAGTCTGCGTCTCAGCTTGAGGGAGCCGACCGATGAGGGTGCCTTCAATGATGTCTTCCACCGGAGCGAGACTAAACAGATCCTCGACGCGGCAAGCCAGTACTGAGGCCAACCGAAGGGCAACAGCTGTCGTCGGCAAGTACAGATTCGATTCAATGGAGGAGACGGCTTGTCGCGTAATACCCGCTCGCTTGGCGAGCTCACCCTGAGAGAAGCCCTGCTTGGTGCGAACAGTTTTGAGGTTATTGGAAAACTGAACGGTGTTGTCACGGTGTTTGATCCGCGTCCACATGGCGGAGGTGTATAGCAATGATACTTGCTATATGTCAATTATAATTTACTAGTAACTTACCTATTCTGGCTAAAACATTGGAGTAATATATTGCAAAGATGCCTGTCATAATAAGGAATAAGTTTAATAATTTAATTTGTTGACAAAGTAACTTTAGTTTAAGTATAAAGCGTATACATTAATTATGATCGGAAATATAAAGATTGCTGAGATACAGAAGGTATCACCTCAACAGGGCGCGACTCGCACAAGATGAGTTGAAGGGAATGTCGAGATTGGATCAAGAGACAACGAGCCCGTACTCCGATCAAACGGTCGAGCAGGCAATCCGACTCGCGTTGAAAGGGATGCGTTACGGATCTGTCGAAATCATCGTTCACGACTCCAGAGTGGTGCAGATCGAACGAAAAGAGAAGACGCGCTTTGACGGCACACTTTTGCGCCCGGCTCGATAACCTGGCAATGACGACTTACGGGACTTTCGTGAATGAGACAGGCCATATGACAGTCCAGCCATCCACACAA includes the following:
- a CDS encoding substrate-binding domain-containing protein is translated as MWTRIKHRDNTVQFSNNLKTVRTKQGFSQGELAKRAGITRQAVSSIESNLYLPTTAVALRLASVLACRVEDLFSLAPVEDIIEGTLIGRLPQAETQTQSIRVKVSTVGKRTIVRPVAGLGEQLSFAVPADGYVTDTPNRFSGTTIRVKLSRDREAIQQEISVAGCDPAIFLAGEHLRRHKDQTTVVGWPMGSMAALQALQRGEVHVAGMHLFDPASGESNVPFLRRSLKGSGYEVVTFATWEEGFMVRRGNPLSIRTTADLAERSVVLVNREEGSGARLLLDQRLRASSVEPTHVQGYDRIVSSHFEVARVIAERQADVGIGIRSAAQLFGLDFIPLQTARYDLVVPKPYLQSHPTLAHLFETIVSGPFRNEIEALGGYDTSETGRVHVLRVA
- a CDS encoding YezD family protein produces the protein MSRLDQETTSPYSDQTVEQAIRLALKGMRYGSVEIIVHDSRVVQIERKEKTRFDGTLLRPAR